In Parasphingorhabdus halotolerans, a single window of DNA contains:
- a CDS encoding PQQ-dependent dehydrogenase, methanol/ethanol family: MRRIGIFAALCLLAACQKAEPGAETTSASNENTEWSNIGFDAKEQRHSPLDKINESNVGELGIAWFKDLPDARGQEATPVVVDGKMYISTAWSKVFAYDAKTGKELWSYDPEVPGEKAVDACCDVVNRGVAISRGKLFFGTIDGRLIALDANTGARLWETQTTDNSKPYTITGAPRVVKNMVIIGNGGAEFGVRGYLTAYDVGDGSQKWRFYTVPNPEGKPDGAASDEIFEKAAAKTWSDGEWKESGGGGTVWDSIVYDEELDQLYFGVGNGNPWNHSLRSGGEGDNLFLSSVVAVNPDTGKYLWHYQETPGENWDYTATQHIIQAELEVGGKMRKVLYHAPKNGFFFVIDRIDGTLISAEPFVDGINWATGYDMATGRPIETPEARYNKTGEPFIAIPGALGAHNWHPMSYNPKTGLVYIPAQQIPQGYINPTSEIDKKRERLGFNVGIGWAIGQLPDDKDVYKAAVASTTGKLVAFNPKTGKVEWSADYPAAWNGGTMTTAGNLVFQGTSVGLFKAYAADSGKELLSLDMQSGIVSAPSTYMIDGEQYVAFLTSKGGAFPLVAGVAGGASRKVPNIPRLVVLKLGGKTQFPALPAKTEIAWNPPEQTGTPAQIADGKAVFGRYCIVCHGDSAIGNGFTPDLRVSGVLPDKEAWASIVAGGALKQHGMVGFTSQVKAEQVENTRLYVIDRSIWTKANLPEMTAPMTR, encoded by the coding sequence ATGCGTCGGATCGGGATTTTTGCAGCACTTTGTTTGCTTGCCGCTTGCCAGAAAGCTGAGCCGGGGGCGGAAACCACGTCAGCTTCCAACGAAAATACGGAGTGGAGCAATATTGGCTTTGACGCCAAGGAACAGCGCCACAGCCCGCTCGACAAAATAAACGAAAGCAATGTTGGTGAACTTGGTATCGCCTGGTTCAAGGACTTGCCCGATGCGCGCGGTCAGGAAGCGACCCCCGTAGTTGTTGATGGCAAAATGTATATCTCAACCGCATGGTCAAAAGTTTTCGCCTATGATGCAAAAACCGGCAAGGAACTATGGTCCTATGACCCCGAAGTGCCCGGCGAAAAAGCGGTCGATGCATGCTGCGATGTCGTCAATCGCGGCGTCGCCATTTCGCGCGGCAAATTGTTTTTCGGCACCATCGATGGCCGCCTGATTGCGCTCGATGCCAATACGGGTGCCCGCCTTTGGGAAACACAGACGACCGACAATTCAAAGCCCTATACCATCACCGGCGCTCCGCGCGTTGTGAAAAACATGGTCATCATCGGCAATGGCGGCGCAGAATTTGGCGTGCGCGGCTATCTTACTGCTTATGATGTTGGCGACGGCTCCCAAAAATGGCGCTTCTACACAGTGCCCAATCCGGAAGGAAAACCGGACGGCGCAGCAAGCGACGAGATATTTGAAAAAGCCGCTGCCAAAACCTGGAGCGATGGCGAATGGAAAGAATCCGGAGGCGGCGGTACGGTCTGGGACAGCATAGTATATGACGAAGAACTCGACCAACTCTACTTCGGCGTTGGTAATGGTAATCCCTGGAATCACAGTCTGCGTTCCGGCGGTGAAGGCGACAATCTGTTCCTTTCATCAGTCGTCGCGGTAAATCCCGATACCGGTAAATACCTCTGGCATTATCAGGAGACCCCAGGAGAAAACTGGGACTATACTGCAACCCAGCACATCATACAGGCCGAACTGGAAGTTGGCGGCAAGATGCGCAAGGTGCTTTACCATGCGCCCAAGAATGGTTTTTTCTTTGTTATTGATCGCATTGATGGCACGCTGATTAGTGCCGAGCCTTTTGTCGATGGCATCAACTGGGCCACCGGCTATGATATGGCAACCGGACGCCCGATTGAAACGCCCGAGGCGCGCTATAACAAAACCGGCGAACCGTTTATCGCGATCCCGGGCGCTCTGGGAGCCCACAACTGGCATCCAATGAGCTATAACCCAAAGACGGGCTTGGTCTATATTCCGGCCCAGCAAATTCCGCAGGGTTATATTAATCCAACCTCAGAGATAGACAAAAAACGCGAACGGCTTGGTTTCAATGTTGGCATTGGCTGGGCTATCGGGCAGCTGCCCGACGACAAGGATGTCTATAAAGCCGCCGTCGCATCAACCACCGGCAAGCTGGTGGCGTTTAATCCCAAGACCGGCAAGGTCGAGTGGAGTGCCGACTATCCGGCCGCCTGGAACGGCGGCACGATGACAACCGCGGGAAATCTCGTGTTCCAGGGCACCAGTGTCGGCCTGTTCAAGGCCTATGCGGCAGATAGCGGCAAGGAACTGCTCAGCCTCGATATGCAGTCAGGCATTGTCAGCGCGCCTTCGACCTACATGATTGATGGCGAGCAATATGTTGCCTTTCTTACCAGCAAAGGCGGGGCTTTTCCATTAGTGGCTGGCGTCGCGGGCGGTGCATCTCGCAAGGTTCCCAATATTCCGCGGCTGGTTGTCCTGAAACTCGGCGGCAAAACGCAATTCCCGGCGCTGCCGGCGAAAACCGAAATTGCCTGGAACCCGCCGGAGCAAACCGGAACGCCAGCGCAAATAGCGGACGGCAAGGCAGTTTTTGGCCGCTATTGCATCGTCTGCCATGGTGACAGCGCTATAGGCAACGGCTTTACACCCGACCTCCGGGTCTCCGGCGTACTGCCCGACAAGGAAGCTTGGGCTTCGATCGTCGCAGGCGGAGCGCTGAAGCAGCACGGCATGGTTGGCTTCACCTCTCAGGTCAAAGCGGAACAAGTTGAAAATACTCGACTTTATGTCATCGACCGATCAATCTGGACGAAAGCAAATCTGCCCGAAATGACGGCGCCGATGACTCGATAA
- the map gene encoding type I methionyl aminopeptidase, whose translation MTDYLTVEEATPQSRTGAIKLHGPEGFAGMRQAGRLAAEILDALVPHVVPGVTTGALDDMVREHAFREGAVPATLGYRGFTHSCCTSINHVICHGIPGDKKLNEGDIVNIDVTVIVDGWHGDTSRMFLVGKTAIKASKLVQVTYECLMLGIEQAKPGNRMGDVSHAIQSHAEANRYGVVRDFCGHGLGQMFHDAPEVVHVGRPGTGPELRPGMFFTIEPMINIGKPTTKMLEDGWTAVSRDRSLSAQFEHSIGITETGCEIFTKSPAGLDNPPYA comes from the coding sequence ATGACTGATTATCTCACTGTCGAAGAAGCGACACCGCAAAGCCGGACTGGCGCGATCAAACTCCACGGACCAGAGGGTTTTGCGGGCATGCGCCAGGCAGGCCGCCTTGCTGCGGAAATTCTCGACGCTCTCGTGCCCCATGTTGTGCCTGGTGTGACCACCGGCGCGCTCGATGACATGGTCCGCGAGCATGCGTTTCGTGAAGGCGCGGTTCCGGCCACACTCGGCTATCGCGGTTTCACCCATAGCTGCTGCACTTCGATAAACCATGTGATCTGCCACGGGATACCGGGCGATAAAAAGCTCAATGAAGGGGATATCGTCAACATCGACGTCACCGTAATTGTCGATGGCTGGCATGGCGACACAAGCCGGATGTTTCTTGTTGGCAAGACAGCGATTAAAGCATCCAAGCTGGTGCAGGTCACCTATGAATGTCTGATGCTGGGCATCGAACAGGCCAAGCCAGGGAACCGGATGGGCGATGTGTCCCACGCGATCCAGAGCCATGCCGAAGCAAATCGCTACGGTGTGGTCCGCGATTTTTGCGGTCACGGCTTGGGCCAAATGTTTCATGATGCGCCGGAAGTTGTCCATGTCGGCCGCCCCGGCACTGGACCCGAACTGCGGCCCGGCATGTTCTTCACCATCGAACCGATGATCAATATTGGCAAGCCTACGACCAAGATGCTGGAAGACGGTTGGACGGCGGTATCGCGCGACCGGTCCTTGTCAGCACAGTTTGAACACAGCATCGGCATTACCGAAACCGGCTGCGAGATTTTCACCAAAAGCCCCGCTGGATTGGACAACCCCCCTTACGCCTGA
- a CDS encoding sulfatase-like hydrolase/transferase has translation MQNPAKYVLMALMLLLGGGEIWRRLDMLSTPEIQPVGMIAFGGLFLLCVISLVGFAMLRSDWLRWPFAALLAAGSMLVDSYQWAVGDFMEYESFLTMMQSAGDIGSAMAQQGMAIALSAGKALLLLFAVGLNPQPTSHIAARAARWSAIPIVLFLTVLLFFRGGEGASGLPSSHSGFSYALLHSIEYLTAQHGEREQVSYQPSAERRAADIVLVIDESIAGAYLDINSDTGVYSGLVSPMTSIAVHNFGLAASITHCSVGSNLALRFGGLRDNYRHIIRTKPSIWAYAKAVGMKTVYIDAQRTGGRYQNQMDDSERALIDDWRQFDHVPVLHRDHAVADKLAGYLNDNEVQFILVNKVGAHFPVNDKFPEKYAKYRPMLKRGQFADVTDTAMNNSLDGRQSTWVLYRNSYRNTLLWNVGGFFDRLFARANIGDATIIYTSDHGQTFHERGEKGQATHCTPNPEIEEGLVPLVVIGGSADEQEAWKQAARAGKNQRSHYRIFPTILSLMGFDNGKVEKDYGPDLISSQPDPFTFNTRFNARLGSDPVWKKIPLEKVARPPVSDYSTTRHR, from the coding sequence ATGCAAAATCCGGCAAAATATGTGCTGATGGCATTGATGTTGTTGCTTGGCGGTGGAGAGATCTGGCGGCGGCTCGATATGCTGTCGACTCCGGAAATTCAACCGGTTGGCATGATCGCGTTTGGTGGACTATTTCTGCTCTGTGTTATTAGTCTGGTCGGTTTTGCCATGCTCAGGAGCGACTGGCTTCGCTGGCCTTTCGCAGCCTTGTTAGCCGCAGGTTCAATGCTGGTCGATAGCTACCAGTGGGCGGTGGGTGATTTCATGGAATATGAATCCTTCCTTACGATGATGCAAAGTGCTGGCGATATCGGTAGCGCTATGGCGCAGCAGGGCATGGCGATAGCATTGTCGGCAGGTAAGGCGTTGTTGCTTCTTTTTGCAGTCGGATTGAACCCGCAACCGACTAGCCATATCGCGGCGAGAGCGGCTCGATGGTCAGCAATTCCGATTGTCCTTTTTCTTACGGTCTTGCTATTCTTTCGCGGTGGAGAAGGAGCTAGTGGGCTGCCATCATCGCACAGTGGATTCAGTTATGCATTGCTTCATTCTATTGAATATCTCACCGCTCAACATGGTGAACGTGAGCAAGTCTCCTACCAGCCGAGTGCCGAAAGAAGGGCTGCTGATATTGTTCTTGTGATCGATGAAAGCATTGCCGGTGCATACCTCGATATCAACAGCGATACAGGCGTTTATTCAGGCCTAGTGAGCCCGATGACATCAATTGCGGTTCATAATTTCGGGCTGGCAGCCTCGATTACCCATTGCAGTGTCGGTTCCAATCTGGCGCTGCGTTTCGGCGGTTTGCGAGACAATTACCGGCACATCATACGAACCAAGCCATCAATTTGGGCCTATGCCAAGGCAGTCGGGATGAAGACTGTTTATATTGATGCTCAGCGCACCGGTGGCAGGTACCAAAACCAGATGGATGATTCCGAGCGCGCATTGATTGATGATTGGCGGCAGTTTGATCACGTTCCGGTGCTCCATCGCGATCATGCCGTTGCTGACAAGCTGGCTGGCTATCTGAATGATAATGAAGTGCAATTTATCCTGGTCAATAAGGTCGGTGCGCATTTTCCGGTCAATGATAAGTTTCCGGAAAAATACGCAAAATATCGTCCGATGTTAAAGCGCGGACAGTTTGCTGATGTTACCGATACAGCGATGAACAACAGCTTGGATGGCCGCCAAAGCACTTGGGTTTTGTACCGAAACAGCTACCGCAATACTCTGCTCTGGAACGTAGGTGGGTTCTTTGACCGGTTATTTGCGCGTGCAAATATCGGTGATGCGACGATCATTTATACGTCTGATCATGGACAGACTTTCCATGAGCGCGGAGAAAAAGGACAGGCTACTCATTGTACACCGAATCCGGAGATTGAAGAAGGTCTTGTACCACTCGTTGTCATTGGCGGCAGCGCCGATGAGCAAGAGGCTTGGAAACAAGCGGCGCGAGCTGGTAAAAACCAACGCAGCCACTACCGAATATTTCCAACGATTTTGAGTTTGATGGGATTTGACAACGGCAAAGTAGAAAAAGACTATGGCCCTGATTTGATTTCAAGTCAGCCAGACCCGTTTACTTTCAATACGCGCTTTAATGCGCGCCTCGGAAGCGATCCTGTCTGGAAGAAAATTCCACTGGAAAAGGTCGCTCGTCCGCCGGTGTCTGACTATTCTACAACGCGGCACCGATAA
- a CDS encoding competence/damage-inducible protein A gives MSTEQPKDKIWTAALIVIGDEILSGRTQDKNIAQIASWLNVQGIRLSEVRVVADKMDAIAEAVNILRSRNDYLFTTGGIGPTHDDITVDAIAAALEIDVVIHPTARAILEKYYTDKGGINEGRLRMARAPDGAELIENRKSGAPGIKLGNIFIMAGVPQITAGMLDALTGTLEGGAPLLSSTLGAWAPESEIADILRQSEKANENCQIGSYPFFREGKVGGNFVVRSTDAGALAICTADLRKGLEAAGYEVTDGGI, from the coding sequence ATGAGCACTGAACAACCGAAAGACAAAATCTGGACCGCTGCGCTGATTGTTATTGGCGACGAAATTCTCTCAGGTCGGACGCAAGACAAAAACATCGCACAGATTGCGAGCTGGCTGAATGTGCAGGGTATTCGTTTATCAGAAGTCCGCGTTGTGGCTGACAAAATGGACGCCATCGCCGAGGCGGTGAACATCCTGCGATCCCGCAATGATTATCTGTTTACCACGGGCGGTATCGGTCCGACGCATGATGATATCACTGTCGATGCGATTGCAGCTGCTTTGGAAATTGACGTGGTCATCCATCCGACCGCGCGGGCGATACTGGAGAAATATTATACCGACAAAGGCGGCATCAACGAAGGCCGTCTACGAATGGCGCGCGCACCTGATGGAGCGGAGCTGATTGAGAACAGAAAATCTGGTGCGCCTGGTATAAAGCTCGGCAATATCTTTATTATGGCTGGCGTTCCGCAAATTACCGCCGGGATGCTGGACGCATTGACTGGAACACTGGAGGGCGGCGCGCCTCTATTGTCATCAACGCTTGGCGCATGGGCGCCTGAAAGCGAGATTGCCGATATTTTGCGACAATCGGAAAAGGCGAATGAAAATTGCCAGATTGGTAGCTATCCATTCTTTCGCGAGGGAAAAGTCGGTGGCAATTTCGTTGTCAGATCTACCGATGCGGGTGCTTTGGCAATCTGCACTGCTGATCTTCGGAAAGGTCTCGAAGCGGCTGGATACGAAGTGACGGACGGCGGAATTTAG
- a CDS encoding cupin domain-containing protein, with protein sequence MNGMKINAQFDQPVVLLPKDMKWVASPSPGVERKMLDRVGGEVARATSLVRYAPGSYFDPHVHSGGEEFLVIEGVFSDEHCDYPAGTYVRNPIGTKHKPHSQNGCIIFVKLHQFDPADTAHFSVHLDNLQFEDGGAPGVEFAWLHRFEGEDVKIVRWAPGSSYPTHVHDGGAENFIFEGSLSDEHGHYPKGSWDRTPPGWKHTPYTNEGCLTWTKTGHLTPEKLGIFRAPTQKSLN encoded by the coding sequence ATGAACGGCATGAAAATCAACGCTCAATTTGATCAACCCGTCGTTCTGCTGCCCAAAGATATGAAATGGGTTGCCTCCCCGTCACCAGGCGTCGAGCGAAAAATGCTCGACCGGGTTGGCGGTGAAGTTGCGCGGGCGACGTCACTGGTACGCTACGCTCCTGGCAGCTATTTTGATCCGCATGTTCATAGCGGCGGGGAAGAATTTCTGGTCATCGAAGGGGTGTTCTCGGACGAGCACTGCGATTATCCTGCGGGCACTTATGTTCGCAATCCAATTGGCACCAAGCATAAGCCGCATAGCCAAAACGGTTGCATCATATTTGTAAAACTGCACCAGTTTGACCCTGCCGACACGGCACATTTTTCGGTACACTTGGATAACCTGCAGTTTGAAGACGGCGGCGCGCCCGGCGTTGAATTTGCTTGGCTCCACCGGTTTGAGGGCGAGGATGTCAAAATCGTGCGCTGGGCGCCAGGTAGCAGTTATCCCACGCATGTGCATGACGGCGGCGCAGAGAATTTCATATTCGAGGGCAGCCTGAGCGATGAACATGGTCATTATCCCAAAGGCAGTTGGGATCGCACACCGCCGGGCTGGAAACACACACCATACACCAATGAAGGCTGCCTCACATGGACCAAGACAGGGCATTTAACGCCAGAAAAACTCGGGATATTCCGGGCTCCGACGCAGAAGTCTCTAAACTAA
- a CDS encoding YeeE/YedE thiosulfate transporter family protein, protein MSVFYVIPLAFILGFSLGRVATCTVAATGRWVEEGQTDWLFGLLIIASWAAMVLFALVEFTGRAHIPLDIAINVQLFFGAALMGIGALINRGCFVGTVGYIGTGKFSYMLSFVGLAFALWLARGDVLDPFGPVKFLPRTSVDESIAKQIVLVFFAMLCLFSLWLMIAKRQPAYLALAAVGVSAAVIYGTRPEWAYAAQLNSFIQGQGLSVGGTIEGAVAALFAGAIFSSWLKDRFKPTLGSWKLAIANFAGGFLMGIGASAVPGGNDVLLMWTIPGLTLYGAVAYLVMIGTIAVIMFGFKKFSPQASALT, encoded by the coding sequence ATGTCGGTATTTTACGTGATCCCTCTTGCGTTCATTCTCGGGTTTTCTCTTGGACGGGTGGCGACTTGCACGGTTGCCGCCACGGGGCGTTGGGTGGAGGAAGGCCAGACGGACTGGCTGTTCGGATTGTTGATTATCGCGAGTTGGGCGGCGATGGTATTGTTTGCTCTGGTCGAATTTACTGGTCGGGCGCATATCCCGCTCGATATCGCGATCAATGTGCAGTTGTTTTTTGGGGCAGCACTGATGGGCATTGGGGCGCTCATCAATCGCGGATGTTTTGTTGGCACTGTGGGATATATCGGGACCGGGAAGTTCAGCTATATGTTGAGCTTTGTCGGGCTAGCCTTTGCGCTTTGGTTAGCGCGCGGCGATGTTCTGGATCCTTTTGGGCCTGTCAAATTTCTGCCGCGCACCAGCGTCGATGAAAGTATCGCAAAACAGATTGTGCTCGTGTTTTTTGCTATGCTTTGTCTGTTCAGTCTTTGGCTGATGATCGCAAAACGCCAACCAGCTTATCTGGCTCTTGCCGCTGTCGGGGTGAGCGCAGCGGTTATTTATGGCACTCGTCCTGAGTGGGCTTATGCGGCGCAACTCAACAGTTTTATTCAGGGGCAGGGACTGTCGGTTGGTGGTACCATCGAAGGCGCCGTTGCGGCATTGTTTGCCGGTGCAATTTTTTCAAGCTGGCTGAAAGACCGGTTCAAGCCGACACTTGGTAGCTGGAAACTGGCAATTGCTAACTTCGCGGGTGGCTTTCTGATGGGCATTGGCGCGAGTGCTGTACCTGGCGGCAATGATGTGCTGTTGATGTGGACGATACCAGGGCTGACGCTCTATGGCGCTGTCGCTTATCTGGTGATGATCGGGACTATTGCGGTCATTATGTTCGGTTTCAAAAAATTCAGTCCGCAGGCTTCAGCACTAACTTGA
- a CDS encoding DUF1003 domain-containing protein — translation MNSLRNVDQLANDLLGKETHELGPEERNVLESIYQRTIVSEDAADRADEQASFGERLSDRVAAVGGSWAFIIAFAVVLFGWMLLNSEILTKFNAAFDPYPFIFLNLMLSTLAAIQAPIIMMSQNRASNKDRIAAAHDYEVNLRAEIDIIRLHEKIDLLTLEKIVKLETDLAEIKLVLKPAD, via the coding sequence ATGAACAGCCTTAGAAATGTTGATCAACTCGCCAACGATTTGCTCGGCAAGGAAACCCACGAACTGGGCCCGGAAGAGCGCAATGTCCTTGAGAGTATTTACCAAAGAACCATCGTCAGCGAAGATGCGGCCGACCGGGCTGACGAACAGGCCAGTTTTGGCGAACGCCTGTCAGACAGGGTGGCAGCAGTCGGTGGCTCCTGGGCTTTTATAATTGCCTTTGCGGTTGTGCTGTTCGGCTGGATGCTGCTGAACTCGGAAATTCTGACCAAGTTCAATGCCGCTTTTGATCCCTACCCGTTTATTTTCCTGAACTTGATGCTGTCGACGCTCGCCGCCATTCAGGCACCAATCATTATGATGAGCCAGAACCGCGCTTCGAACAAAGACCGGATTGCTGCCGCTCATGACTATGAAGTCAATCTGCGGGCAGAGATTGATATCATAAGGTTACACGAGAAAATAGACCTTTTGACTTTGGAAAAGATAGTGAAGCTCGAAACGGACTTGGCCGAGATCAAGTTAGTGCTGAAGCCTGCGGACTGA
- a CDS encoding asparaginase domain-containing protein, whose translation MIDIFTTGGTIDKVYFDALSEYKIGATALPDILAENNVFVAHRVTQLMRKDSLELTDEDRAAIHAAVANSDANKILVTHGTDTMVQTGCILADIPGKTIVITGAMQPATLRNSDAEFNVGFALAATQTLPPGVYIAMNGEVFDPATARKDRAAHRFIHQ comes from the coding sequence ATGATCGATATCTTCACGACAGGCGGCACCATAGATAAGGTCTATTTTGATGCGCTTTCGGAGTATAAAATTGGCGCGACCGCATTGCCGGATATTCTGGCAGAAAATAATGTCTTTGTCGCACACCGCGTAACCCAGTTGATGCGCAAGGACAGCCTTGAACTGACCGACGAAGACCGCGCTGCTATTCACGCGGCGGTTGCAAATAGTGATGCCAATAAAATACTCGTAACGCACGGAACCGATACAATGGTGCAAACTGGATGTATACTGGCCGATATCCCGGGCAAGACCATAGTCATAACCGGGGCCATGCAGCCAGCAACTTTGCGCAATAGCGATGCTGAATTTAATGTCGGATTTGCGTTAGCTGCAACCCAGACTTTGCCCCCCGGCGTTTACATTGCAATGAACGGTGAGGTTTTTGACCCGGCAACTGCCCGGAAAGACAGGGCAGCACATCGTTTCATTCATCAATAG
- a CDS encoding DUF3291 domain-containing protein: MSGIMNGFSLAQINVLRFKKSKDDPANADFMAALDPVNALADKAPGFIWRLMGDGNDAVDIDPIPDDPRFAVNMSVWEDVQSLGDYVYKNPEHLAVMRRRREWAEHMDVYQALWWVPIGHIPSVDEGLAKIEYLKEHGPTMVSFTFRQPYDAPDGMPAMPVLDECA; the protein is encoded by the coding sequence TTGAGTGGCATCATGAATGGTTTTTCGCTCGCCCAGATAAACGTCCTGCGGTTCAAGAAATCAAAGGATGATCCCGCCAATGCCGATTTCATGGCGGCGCTCGATCCGGTTAACGCTCTTGCTGACAAGGCACCGGGCTTTATCTGGCGGCTGATGGGAGATGGCAATGATGCGGTTGATATTGACCCGATCCCGGATGACCCGCGCTTTGCGGTCAACATGTCGGTTTGGGAAGATGTGCAATCGTTGGGCGACTATGTTTATAAAAACCCGGAACATCTGGCCGTCATGCGTCGCCGACGGGAATGGGCCGAGCATATGGATGTGTATCAAGCGCTTTGGTGGGTTCCGATTGGTCACATTCCGTCGGTCGATGAGGGTTTAGCCAAAATCGAATATTTGAAAGAGCATGGGCCCACGATGGTATCATTTACATTCCGTCAGCCATATGATGCCCCCGATGGCATGCCCGCCATGCCAGTTTTGGATGAATGTGCATAA
- a CDS encoding lysine--tRNA ligase, producing MPDTKIDYREAAETSKAWPFEEARKLLKRYRGERGAPAPKPGGEPMLFETGYGPSGLPHIGTFNEVLRTTMVRNAYETLTGNPTRLIAFSDDMDGFRKVPTNVPNQDMLAEHLHKPLTQVPNPFETDHESFAAHNNAMLRDFLDQFGFDYEFVSSTEQYQAGAFDDTLKLVLARNQQILDIMLPTLGKERQATYSPILPISPKTGHVLQVPVEVLDPEAGTIRFEDEGEMVEHNALTGGAKLQWKVDWAMRWVALGVDYEMYGKDLTDSGIQSGKIAKVLGARKPEGLIYEMFLDERGEKISKSKGNGLSLDEWLRYGSENSLAFYIFREPKSAKQLHMGVIPKAVDEYFQSRANWHEQEPEKQLGNAVHHVHNGQVPTSTIPVTFGLLLNLVGVMGDADREQIWSYLRQYAPDATPERYPDLDELIGNAMAYHKDFIAPTLQRRKPEGVEIAALERLDSELTVLPETAVAEDIQTIVYTIGKEGGFDNLRDWFKALYETLLGSSQGPRMGSFIALYGVENTRRLIAEALS from the coding sequence GTGCCAGATACGAAAATTGATTACCGAGAAGCCGCAGAGACAAGCAAAGCATGGCCGTTTGAAGAAGCGCGCAAATTGCTCAAACGCTATCGCGGCGAACGGGGCGCGCCTGCGCCAAAACCGGGCGGAGAGCCGATGCTGTTTGAAACCGGCTATGGTCCCTCCGGCCTGCCGCATATCGGCACGTTCAATGAAGTGCTCCGCACCACGATGGTCCGCAATGCCTATGAAACACTCACCGGCAATCCTACCCGGCTAATTGCCTTCTCTGATGATATGGACGGCTTTCGCAAAGTGCCAACCAATGTCCCCAATCAGGATATGCTGGCCGAGCATCTGCACAAGCCTTTGACCCAGGTGCCCAACCCGTTCGAGACCGATCATGAGAGCTTTGCCGCGCATAATAATGCGATGCTGCGCGATTTTCTCGACCAGTTCGGCTTTGACTATGAGTTCGTGTCCTCAACCGAGCAATATCAGGCTGGCGCGTTTGACGACACGCTGAAACTGGTGCTGGCGCGCAATCAGCAGATACTTGACATTATGCTGCCGACTTTGGGCAAGGAAAGGCAGGCGACTTATTCACCGATCCTGCCAATCAGCCCGAAAACCGGCCATGTGCTGCAGGTGCCGGTCGAGGTGCTCGACCCTGAAGCAGGCACAATACGGTTCGAAGACGAAGGCGAGATGGTGGAGCATAATGCGCTCACCGGAGGTGCCAAGCTGCAATGGAAGGTTGACTGGGCAATGCGCTGGGTTGCGCTTGGCGTTGATTATGAAATGTACGGCAAAGACCTTACCGATAGCGGTATCCAGTCCGGTAAGATCGCCAAGGTGCTGGGTGCGCGCAAGCCTGAAGGTTTGATTTATGAAATGTTCCTCGATGAAAGAGGCGAGAAAATTTCCAAGTCCAAGGGCAATGGTCTGAGCCTGGACGAATGGCTGCGCTATGGCTCGGAAAACAGCCTCGCCTTCTATATTTTTCGCGAACCGAAATCTGCCAAGCAACTGCATATGGGAGTGATTCCCAAAGCGGTGGATGAATATTTCCAATCCCGCGCCAATTGGCATGAGCAGGAGCCCGAGAAACAGCTCGGCAATGCCGTGCATCATGTCCACAATGGTCAGGTTCCCACTAGCACCATTCCGGTTACTTTTGGCTTATTGTTGAACCTGGTTGGCGTGATGGGCGATGCGGATCGGGAGCAAATCTGGAGCTATCTGCGTCAATATGCGCCCGATGCGACACCGGAACGCTATCCCGATCTGGATGAGCTGATTGGCAATGCCATGGCCTATCACAAAGACTTTATCGCGCCGACCTTGCAGCGCCGTAAGCCGGAAGGCGTTGAAATAGCAGCGCTGGAACGGCTTGATAGCGAACTTACTGTATTGCCCGAAACCGCAGTGGCCGAAGACATCCAGACGATCGTCTATACCATCGGCAAGGAAGGCGGGTTTGACAATCTGCGCGACTGGTTCAAAGCGCTTTATGAAACGCTCTTGGGCAGCTCACAAGGGCCCCGTATGGGCAGTTTTATCGCGCTTTATGGCGTGGAGAATACGCGCAGGCTTATCGCGGAAGCTTTATCTTGA